A DNA window from Gorilla gorilla gorilla isolate KB3781 chromosome 6, NHGRI_mGorGor1-v2.1_pri, whole genome shotgun sequence contains the following coding sequences:
- the LOC115933283 gene encoding putative postmeiotic segregation increased 2-like protein 2 — MPGWDREPGGTANRMGPQTGWDTLVPARGDSGQQPAAVRAHLARGGVKEGPALLPAKRRDGKYFFCPAQKGWSTTSKAANGSPGGGAPVGVVEGTFPGPEADRVLSPWSELRAREPAKAIKPIDRKSVHQICSGPVVLSLSTAVKELVENSLDAGATNIDLKLKDYGVDLIEVSDNGCGVEEENFEGLTLKHHTCKIQEFADLTEVETFGFQGEALSSLCALSDVTISTCHASEKVGTRLVFDHDGKIIQKTPYPHPRGTTVSVKQLFSTLPVRHKEFQRNIKKTESSHSVAQAGVQWCDLGSLQSLPPGFK; from the exons ATGCCGGGGTGGGACCGCGAACCCGGTGGGACCGCGAACCGGATGGGACCGCAAACCGGGTGGGACACACTCGTTCCGGCCCGGGGGGACTCGGGCCAGCAGCCGGCCGCCGTGCGTGCGCACTTGGCGCGGGGTGGGGTCAAGGAGGGGCCCGCGCTCCTACCT GCGAAAAGGAGAGACGGGAAGTATTTTTTTTGCCCCGCCCAGAAAGGGTGGAGCACAACGTCAAAAGCAGCCAATGggagcccaggaggcggggcGCCTGTGGGAGTCGTGGAGGGAACTTTCCCAGGCCCCGAGGCGGATCGGGTATTGAGTCCATGGAGCGAGCTGAGAGCTAGAG AACCTGCTAAGGCCATCAAACCTATCGATCGGAAGTCAGTCCATCAGATTTGCTCTGGGCCGGTGGTACTGAGTCTAAGCACTGCAGTGAAGGAGTTAGTAGAAAACAGTTTGGATGCTGGTGCCACCAATATTG ATCTAAAGCTTAAGGACTATGGAGTGGATCTCATTGAAGTTTCAGACAATGGATGTGGGGTAGAAGAAGAAAACTTTGAAGGCTTAA CTCTGAAACATCACACATGTAAGATTCAAGAGTTTGCCGACCTAACTGAGGTTGAAACTTTCGGCTTTCAGGGGGAAGCTCTGAGCTCACTGTGTGCACTGAG CGATGTCACCATTTCTACCTGCCACGCATCGGAGAAGGTTGGGACTCGACTGGTGTTTGATCACGATGGGAAAATCATCCAGAaaaccccctacccccaccccagagGGACCACAGTCAGTGTGAAGCAGTTATTTTCTACACTACCTGTGCGCCATAAGGAATTTCAAAGGAATATTAAGAAG acagagtcttctcactctgtcgcccaggctggagtgcagtggtgtgatcttggctcactgcaatctctacctcctgggttcaagtga
- the LOC115935416 gene encoding speedy protein E2-like, producing the protein MDRTETRFHKKGQITGKITTSRQPYPQNEQSPQRSTSGYPLQEVVDDEVLGPSAPGVDPSPPCRSLGWKRKRERSDESEEELEKELAPEPEETWVVEMLCGLKMKLKQQRVSPILPEHHKDFNSQLAPGVDPSPPRSSFCWKRKMEWWDESEESLEEEPRKVLAPEPEEIWVAEMLCGLKMKLKRRRVSLVLPEHHEAFNRLLEDPVIKRFLAWDKDLRVSDKYLLAMVIAYFSRAGFPSWLYQRIHFFLALYLANDMEEDDEDSKQNIFHFLYGKNRSRIPLLRKHWFQLGRSMNPRARKNRSRIPLVRKRRFQLCRCMNPRARKNRSQIVLFQKRRFHFFCSMSGRAWVSPEELEEIQAYDPEHWVWARDRARLF; encoded by the exons ATGGACAGAACAGAGACTAGGTTCCATAAGAAGGGACAAATTACGGGAAAGATCACGACCAGCCGTCAACCGTACCCCCAGAATGAGCAGAGTCCCCAGCGGAGCACCTCGGGGTACCCCCTCCAGGAGGTGGTGGATGATGAAGTGTTGGGACCATCAG CCCCTGGGGTAGATCCCAGCCCCCCATGTAGGTCCCTTGGCTGGAAAAGGAAGAGGGAGCGGTCAGATGAATCTGAGGAGGAGCTGGAGAAGGAGCTCGCCCCTGAGCCTGAGGAGACCTGGGTAGTGGAGATGCTGTGTGGGCTCAAGATGAAGCTGAAGCAACAGCGCGTGTCACCCATCCTCCCTGAGCACCACAAGGACTTCAACAGTCAGCTTG CCCCTGGGGTAGACCCCAGCCCCCCGCGTAGCTCCTTTTGCTGGAAAAGGAAGATGGAGTGGTGGGACGAATCTGAGGAGTCGTTGGAGGAGGAGCCACGGAAGGTGCTCGCCCCTGAGCCCGAGGAGATCTGGGTGGCGGAGATGCTGTGTGGCCTCAAGATGAAGCTGAAGCGACGGCGAGTGTCGCTCGTGCTCCCTGAGCACCACGAGGCCTTCAACAGGCTGCTTG AGGATCCTGTCATTAAAAGATTCCTGGCCTGGGACAAAGATCTGAGGGTGTCGGACAAG TATCTCCTGGCTATGGTCATAGCGTATTTCAGCCGGGCCGGCTTCCCCTCCTGGCTATACCAACGCATTCatttcttcctggctct CTACCTGGCCAATGACATGGAGGAAGACGACGAGGACTCCAAACAAAACATCTTCCACTTCCTGTATGGGAAGAACCGCTCTCGCATACCCTTGCTCCGTAAGCATTGGTTCCAGTTAGGCCGTTCCATGAACCCGAGGGCCAGGAAGAACCGCTCTCGCATACCCTTGGTCCGTAAGCGTCGGTTCCAGTTATGCCGTTGCATGAACCCGAGGGCCAGGAAGAACCGCTCTCAGATAGTCCTGTTCCAGAAACGTCGGTTCCACTTCTTCTGTTCCATGAGCGGCAGGGCTTGGGTTTCCCCGGAGGAGTTGGAGGAG ATCCAGGCTTATGACCCAGAGCACTGGGTGTGGGCGCGAGATCGCGCTCGCCTTTTCTAG